The Chlorocebus sabaeus isolate Y175 chromosome 16, mChlSab1.0.hap1, whole genome shotgun sequence genome window below encodes:
- the SLC16A11 gene encoding monocarboxylate transporter 11 isoform X1 — protein sequence MTPQPAGPPDGGWGWVVAAAAFAVNGLSYGLLRSLGLAFPDLAEHFDRSAQDTAWISALALAVQQAASPVGSALSTRWGARPVVMVGGVLASLGFVFSAFARSLLHLYLGLGLLAGEGNGMPGSLRVKVGTGACGTWGSELGEGLVRRAGLGMLGRASPVPAPIPSHSFAGSGWALVFAPALGTLSRYFSRRRVLAVGLALTGNGASSLLLAPALQLLLDTFGWRGALLLLGAITLHLTPCGALLLPLALPGDPPAPPRSPLAALGLGLFTRRAFSIFALGTALVGGGYFVPYVHLAPHALDRGLGGYGAALVVAVAAVGDAGARLVCGWLADQGWVPLPRLLAVFGALTGLGLWVVGLVPVVGGEESWGGPLLAAAVAYGLSAGSYAPLVFGVLPGLVGIGGVVQATGLVMMLVSLGGLLGPPLSGFLRDETGDFTTSFLVSGSLILSGSFIYIGLPKALPSCGPASPPATPPPESGELLPPPQAVLLSPGGPRSTLDTTC from the exons ATGACCCCCCAGCCCGCCGGACCCCCGGacgggggctggggctgggtggtGGCGGCCGCAGCCTTCGCGGTGAACGGGCTGTCCTACGGGCTGCTGCGCTCGCTGGGCCTTGCCTTCCCTGACCTTGCCGAACACTTTGACCGAAGCGCCCAGGACACTGCGTGGATCAGCGCCCTGGCCCTGGCGGTGCAGCAGGCAGCCA GCCCGGTGGGCAGCGCCCTCAGCACGCGCTGGGGAGCCCGCCCGGTGGTGATGGTTGGGGGCGTCCTCGCCTCGCTGGGCTTCGTCTTCTCGGCTTTCGCCCGCAGTCTGCTGCACCTCTACCTCGGCCTGGGCCTCCTCGCTGGTGAGGGAAATGGGATGCCCGGGTCATTGAGGGTGAAGGTGGGGACAGGAGCTTGTGGGACCTGGGGTAGCGAACTAGGCGAGGGCCTGGTGCGGAGAGCAGGACTGGGAATGCTGGGGCGGGCGTCCCCAGTGCCGGCCCCCATCCCCTCCCATTCATTCGCAGGCTCTGGTTGGGCCCTGGTGTTCGCCCCTGCCCTAGGCACACTCTCGCGTTACTTCTCCCGCCGTCGAGTCTTGGCGGTGGGGCTGGCGCTCACCGGCAACGGGGCCTCCTCGCTGCTCCTGGCGCCTGCCTTGCAGCTTCTTCTCGATACTTTCGGCTGGCGGGGCGCTCTGCTCCTTCTCGGCGCGATCACCCTCCACCTCACCCCTTGTGGCGCCCTGCTGCTACCCCTGGCCCTTCCTGGCGACCCCCCAGCCCCACCGCGTAGTCCCTTAGCTGCCCTCGGCCTGGGACTCTTCACACGCCGGGCCTTCTCAATCTTTGCTCTAGGCACAGCCCTGGTTGGGGGCGGGTACTTCGTTCCTTATGTGCACTTGGCCCCCCACGCTTTAGACCGAGGCCTGGGCGGATACGGGGCAGCGCTGGTGGTGGCCGTGGCTGCGGTGGGCGATGCGGGCGCCCGGCTGGTCTGCGGGTGGCTGGCAGACCAAGGCTGGGTGCCTCTCCCGCGGCTGCTGGCCGTATTCGGGGCTCTGACTGGGCTGGGGCTGTGGGTGGTGGGACTGGTGCCCGTGGTGGGGGGCGAAGAGAGCTGGGGGGGTCCCCTGCTGGCCGCTGCTGTGGCCTACGGGCTGAGCGCGGGGAGTTATGCCCCGCTGGTTTTCGGTGTGCTCCCCGGGCTGGTGGGCATCGGAGGCGTGGTGCAGGCCACGGGACTGGTGATGATGCTGGTGAGCCTCGGAGGGCTCCTGGGCCCTCCCCTATCAG GCTTCCTAAGGGATGAGACAGGAGACTTCACCACCTCTTTCCTCGTGTCTGGCTCTTTGATCCTCTCCGGCAGCTTCATCTACATAGGGTTGCCCAAGGCGCTGCCCTCCTGTGGTCCAGCCTCCCCTCCAGCCACGCCTCCCCCAGAGAGCGGGGAGCTGCTTCCCCCTCCCCAGGCAGTCTTGCTGTCCCCAGGAGGCCCTCGCTCCACTCTGGACACCActtgttga
- the SLC16A11 gene encoding monocarboxylate transporter 11 isoform X2, which produces MTPQPAGPPDGGWGWVVAAAAFAVNGLSYGLLRSLGLAFPDLAEHFDRSAQDTAWISALALAVQQAASPVGSALSTRWGARPVVMVGGVLASLGFVFSAFARSLLHLYLGLGLLAGSGWALVFAPALGTLSRYFSRRRVLAVGLALTGNGASSLLLAPALQLLLDTFGWRGALLLLGAITLHLTPCGALLLPLALPGDPPAPPRSPLAALGLGLFTRRAFSIFALGTALVGGGYFVPYVHLAPHALDRGLGGYGAALVVAVAAVGDAGARLVCGWLADQGWVPLPRLLAVFGALTGLGLWVVGLVPVVGGEESWGGPLLAAAVAYGLSAGSYAPLVFGVLPGLVGIGGVVQATGLVMMLVSLGGLLGPPLSGFLRDETGDFTTSFLVSGSLILSGSFIYIGLPKALPSCGPASPPATPPPESGELLPPPQAVLLSPGGPRSTLDTTC; this is translated from the exons ATGACCCCCCAGCCCGCCGGACCCCCGGacgggggctggggctgggtggtGGCGGCCGCAGCCTTCGCGGTGAACGGGCTGTCCTACGGGCTGCTGCGCTCGCTGGGCCTTGCCTTCCCTGACCTTGCCGAACACTTTGACCGAAGCGCCCAGGACACTGCGTGGATCAGCGCCCTGGCCCTGGCGGTGCAGCAGGCAGCCA GCCCGGTGGGCAGCGCCCTCAGCACGCGCTGGGGAGCCCGCCCGGTGGTGATGGTTGGGGGCGTCCTCGCCTCGCTGGGCTTCGTCTTCTCGGCTTTCGCCCGCAGTCTGCTGCACCTCTACCTCGGCCTGGGCCTCCTCGCTG GCTCTGGTTGGGCCCTGGTGTTCGCCCCTGCCCTAGGCACACTCTCGCGTTACTTCTCCCGCCGTCGAGTCTTGGCGGTGGGGCTGGCGCTCACCGGCAACGGGGCCTCCTCGCTGCTCCTGGCGCCTGCCTTGCAGCTTCTTCTCGATACTTTCGGCTGGCGGGGCGCTCTGCTCCTTCTCGGCGCGATCACCCTCCACCTCACCCCTTGTGGCGCCCTGCTGCTACCCCTGGCCCTTCCTGGCGACCCCCCAGCCCCACCGCGTAGTCCCTTAGCTGCCCTCGGCCTGGGACTCTTCACACGCCGGGCCTTCTCAATCTTTGCTCTAGGCACAGCCCTGGTTGGGGGCGGGTACTTCGTTCCTTATGTGCACTTGGCCCCCCACGCTTTAGACCGAGGCCTGGGCGGATACGGGGCAGCGCTGGTGGTGGCCGTGGCTGCGGTGGGCGATGCGGGCGCCCGGCTGGTCTGCGGGTGGCTGGCAGACCAAGGCTGGGTGCCTCTCCCGCGGCTGCTGGCCGTATTCGGGGCTCTGACTGGGCTGGGGCTGTGGGTGGTGGGACTGGTGCCCGTGGTGGGGGGCGAAGAGAGCTGGGGGGGTCCCCTGCTGGCCGCTGCTGTGGCCTACGGGCTGAGCGCGGGGAGTTATGCCCCGCTGGTTTTCGGTGTGCTCCCCGGGCTGGTGGGCATCGGAGGCGTGGTGCAGGCCACGGGACTGGTGATGATGCTGGTGAGCCTCGGAGGGCTCCTGGGCCCTCCCCTATCAG GCTTCCTAAGGGATGAGACAGGAGACTTCACCACCTCTTTCCTCGTGTCTGGCTCTTTGATCCTCTCCGGCAGCTTCATCTACATAGGGTTGCCCAAGGCGCTGCCCTCCTGTGGTCCAGCCTCCCCTCCAGCCACGCCTCCCCCAGAGAGCGGGGAGCTGCTTCCCCCTCCCCAGGCAGTCTTGCTGTCCCCAGGAGGCCCTCGCTCCACTCTGGACACCActtgttga